The window GAGGTGGAACGCGTAGTACAGCGCGCTGCCCTCGCGCCACTCCGAACCCATCAGCTTGAGGATCCCCGAGTTCACGTAGACGAGGATCACCTGATAGGCGCACAGCACCACCACGGTGTTGTGCGCGACGGTCCCCAGCCACGGGGGCATCCGCGCCGGCGACCGCCGCGCCGCCACCGGCCCGCGCATCCGCCGCAGCCACGCGTCCACCGACCAGTGCTGCGAGAGGTCGGCGAAGACGCAGAAAAGCAGCACGAGCCGGATGACCACGTCTCCGCCGTTGGTCAGATAGACGCTGTTGGTCGACAGCGCCACCCAGAACACCAGCAGCAGCGGGGTGACGACGCGCGTCCCGATCCCGACGATGAAGAACGTCGTCAGCGCGACCAGGGTGGCGTAGCTGAGATCGAAGAGCGCGGCGTCATCCTTCGGGAAGAACACGCGCAGGATGTCGGGGTACCCGCGCCTGTCGACGGCGGGGTCGACCCACACCGATCCCGCGCCCCACAGGTAGTGGCGGTCGGCGGCGCTGGTGAGGAGGAGCCACAGGATCGCGATCCCGAACAGAATGCGCAGGGCCGACATGCTGCGCACCGCGTGCTTCGTCCCTGTCACCCACTGCACGGTGCGGTTCCAGACAGAGGTTAGGGAGAGGGATGCCGCGCGCGGCGCGGGCGCGGTGGTCACGACCCGTCGCCGTATCGCGCGATGACCTCTTCGAAGGCGGCGAGCGCCTCGGGACGCACGGCATCGTCGGCCTGCCGCCAGCCGAAGCGGAGCGTCGTGGGAGCGTGCTGCGCGACGGAGTCGAACTGCCGCTCGAAGTCATTCGGCCGCTCGCGATAGACCTCCCACCGCACCCGTTCGATCTGCTGCCCGAACGACGCGGTGGCGAAGTAGGTCAGGTATTCCTTGAGGGCGAAGTCGGCGCGAAGAAGGCCGATCGCGGCGCCGCGATCGTCGCCGAGCTCGCTCAGGCTGTCGACCAGTTCTTCCGGTGGGATGCCGCGGAACCCGGCGCCGCTTCGTTCGATGA of the Microbacterium invictum genome contains:
- a CDS encoding HTTM domain-containing protein, producing MTTAPAPRAASLSLTSVWNRTVQWVTGTKHAVRSMSALRILFGIAILWLLLTSAADRHYLWGAGSVWVDPAVDRRGYPDILRVFFPKDDAALFDLSYATLVALTTFFIVGIGTRVVTPLLLVFWVALSTNSVYLTNGGDVVIRLVLLFCVFADLSQHWSVDAWLRRMRGPVAARRSPARMPPWLGTVAHNTVVVLCAYQVILVYVNSGILKLMGSEWREGSALYYAFHLDVFRVFPALSDLAGAVVPFVVVGSWVSVVAQIAFPVLLLWRPTRYAALVVLMGMHLSIGLLLGLWPFSLAMIALDLVFIRDRSWDRAWRTVTRRPFLHHGAEQVP